From a region of the Methanoculleus receptaculi genome:
- a CDS encoding glycosyltransferase yields the protein MLLWIGIGLIVAAVAPYIVYLIGINIGKKPGKPPVLEEYPPISIIISAYNEEAVIQKRVENILASSYPADRYEVIFVDDCSSDNTRVLAEEAFRKAGITHRIIANTERLGTNRSYNKAMQMARFPIVVTTDADVFFEREALAHLIARLVSDERIAAVCGDLHPLPDDGSHPAQMESAYRNYYGRMCSWESAVDSTYTFNGALVAFKRDLVTRIDDKRGADDANTAFEAIRRGYRAVYEPSALVYEDIPRDFHTQYRQKIRRATRLIEATTANLDLLRHARPFSRFFYPLRIYMYLATPALFFIGSALFIVGLALASTTLAFGLLCLFALIGYFRRSSTIVSFTTNQVYLAKGLLNLGKDMRVWESTSNKLGTG from the coding sequence ATGCTCTTGTGGATCGGCATAGGGCTCATCGTTGCTGCAGTCGCCCCATACATAGTATACCTTATCGGGATCAACATCGGCAAAAAACCCGGCAAACCGCCGGTACTCGAAGAGTATCCGCCCATCAGCATCATCATCTCCGCATATAACGAAGAGGCAGTCATTCAGAAGCGGGTCGAGAACATCCTTGCATCCTCATACCCGGCAGACCGATATGAGGTCATCTTTGTGGACGACTGCTCCTCCGACAACACCCGGGTGCTTGCCGAGGAGGCCTTCAGGAAGGCCGGTATCACTCACCGGATCATTGCCAATACCGAGCGACTGGGCACAAACCGGTCGTATAACAAAGCAATGCAGATGGCGCGTTTTCCAATCGTTGTCACCACGGATGCTGACGTATTCTTTGAACGTGAAGCTCTCGCGCACCTCATCGCCCGGCTCGTCAGCGATGAGCGCATTGCTGCGGTCTGCGGGGACCTCCATCCCCTCCCGGACGACGGGTCCCATCCGGCACAGATGGAGAGCGCTTACAGGAACTACTACGGGCGGATGTGCAGCTGGGAGAGTGCCGTCGACTCCACCTACACCTTCAACGGTGCCCTCGTCGCGTTCAAGCGCGACCTGGTGACCAGGATCGACGACAAGCGGGGAGCTGACGATGCAAACACGGCGTTCGAGGCGATCCGGCGCGGATATCGGGCGGTTTACGAGCCCAGCGCTCTGGTCTACGAGGACATACCACGGGATTTCCATACGCAGTACCGGCAGAAGATCCGGCGGGCCACCCGTCTAATCGAGGCGACAACCGCAAACCTTGACCTCTTGAGACATGCCCGCCCGTTTTCGCGGTTCTTCTACCCGCTGCGGATCTACATGTACCTCGCAACGCCGGCCCTCTTCTTCATCGGAAGTGCTCTCTTCATCGTAGGGCTTGCTCTTGCGTCCACCACCCTCGCTTTCGGGCTCCTCTGTCTCTTCGCCCTGATCGGTTACTTCCGGAGGAGCAGCACGATCGTCTCCTTTACCACGAATCAGGTCTATCTCGCAAAAGGGCTGCTTAACCTAGGAAAAGATATGCGGGTCTGGGAGAGTACGTCAAACAAGTTGGGGACCGGGTAG